A stretch of Sphingomonas sp. JUb134 DNA encodes these proteins:
- a CDS encoding amidohydrolase family protein produces the protein MKRLILSTAAALLGTAAALPASAQTVAITNAKLVVGTGAGPVDGGTVVVRDGRVVAAGPGVAVPAGMRTVDAGGKWVTPGIFAGFTRMGIVEVDAVRGTNDASADETVFNAALDIAPAVNPRTSAIALNRAEGVTRAVVAPENGGSIFAGQGAVIDLAADMDAVTRPRAFQFMEWGESGARAAGGSRPAAFAMLRNALFEAREYARSPASFADRGKDALLTRLDAQALVPVIEGRMPLLAHVERASDIRALLDLKRELGTVKLVLVGATEGWTVAADIAAAGVPVIASALADLPSSFEQLAATQSNIGRLKAAGVPVAIGMINNDEARQARLVKQYAGNLVALSRIPGAAGLDWGSAFAAISSRPAEALGMGGEFGSLQPGRRGDVVIWDGDPLEIGSMPTQVFVDGVEQPLVHRQQRLRDRYLDPTEGALPKAYQY, from the coding sequence GTGAAGCGCCTGATCCTTTCCACGGCGGCCGCGCTGCTCGGCACAGCCGCGGCGCTGCCCGCCTCCGCGCAGACCGTCGCGATCACCAACGCCAAGCTGGTGGTCGGCACCGGCGCAGGCCCGGTCGACGGCGGCACGGTGGTGGTGCGCGACGGCCGCGTCGTCGCTGCCGGTCCCGGCGTGGCGGTGCCCGCCGGCATGCGCACCGTCGATGCTGGCGGCAAATGGGTGACGCCCGGCATCTTCGCCGGCTTCACGCGCATGGGCATCGTCGAGGTCGATGCGGTGCGCGGCACCAACGATGCCAGCGCCGACGAGACGGTGTTCAACGCCGCGCTCGACATCGCCCCTGCCGTGAACCCGCGCACCTCCGCCATCGCCCTCAACCGGGCTGAGGGCGTCACCCGCGCCGTCGTCGCGCCCGAGAATGGCGGCTCGATCTTTGCCGGCCAGGGCGCCGTCATCGATCTCGCCGCGGACATGGACGCGGTCACCCGCCCGCGCGCCTTCCAGTTCATGGAGTGGGGCGAAAGCGGCGCGCGTGCCGCCGGCGGCAGCCGTCCGGCCGCCTTCGCGATGCTGCGCAACGCGCTGTTCGAGGCGCGCGAATATGCCCGCAGCCCCGCGAGCTTCGCCGATCGCGGCAAGGACGCGCTGCTCACCCGCCTCGACGCGCAGGCGCTGGTGCCGGTGATCGAAGGGCGCATGCCGCTGCTCGCCCATGTCGAGCGCGCGTCGGACATCCGCGCACTGCTCGACCTCAAGCGCGAGCTCGGCACCGTCAAGCTCGTGCTGGTCGGCGCCACCGAAGGCTGGACCGTCGCCGCCGACATCGCGGCGGCCGGCGTGCCGGTGATCGCCAGCGCGCTCGCCGACCTGCCGTCCTCGTTCGAGCAGCTCGCCGCCACCCAGTCGAACATCGGCCGGCTGAAGGCGGCGGGCGTCCCCGTCGCGATCGGCATGATCAACAACGACGAGGCGCGCCAGGCGCGGCTGGTGAAGCAGTACGCCGGCAACCTCGTGGCGCTCAGCCGCATTCCCGGTGCCGCCGGGCTCGACTGGGGCAGCGCCTTTGCGGCGATCAGCTCGCGTCCTGCCGAGGCGCTCGGCATGGGCGGCGAGTTCGGCTCGCTCCAACCCGGCCGCCGCGGCGACGTGGTGATCTGGGATGGCGATCCGCTGGAGATCGGCTCGATGCCGACCCAGGTGTTCGTCGACGGGGTCGAGCAACCGCTCGTCCACCGCCAGCAGCGGTTGCGGGACCGCTACCTCGATCCGACCGAGGGCGCGTTGCCCAAGGCCTATCAATACTGA
- the gspI gene encoding type II secretion system minor pseudopilin GspI — MTAHPAEAGFSLIEALVALAVLAIATVGLIGAVEQHIDSTRGIERRTIAMLIAENRLAELEVGAPEADARDVEMLGRRWQVAVARRGTDDPALDRVRIAVSAADEERPLAQLDGFLEGRGS, encoded by the coding sequence ATGACGGCGCACCCGGCCGAGGCAGGATTTTCGCTGATCGAGGCGCTCGTCGCGCTCGCGGTGCTCGCGATCGCGACCGTCGGGCTGATCGGCGCCGTCGAACAGCACATCGATTCGACCCGCGGCATTGAGCGGCGCACCATCGCCATGCTGATCGCCGAGAACCGGCTGGCGGAGCTGGAGGTCGGCGCGCCCGAGGCGGATGCGCGCGACGTGGAGATGCTGGGCCGCCGCTGGCAGGTGGCAGTCGCGCGGCGCGGCACCGACGATCCCGCGCTCGACCGGGTGCGCATCGCCGTCTCGGCAGCGGACGAGGAAAGGCCGCTTGCGCAGCTCGACGGCTTCCTGGAAGGACGCGGATCATGA
- a CDS encoding AAA family ATPase, with protein MTLEEVRSLGQAIDREIAKAVVDQGPVVRFLAIALFSAGHVLLEGPPGTAKTLLAQSFARSLSLDFGRIQFTPDLMPGDIIGANLFNFQTSSFALTKGPVFCELLLADEINRTPPKTQAALLEAMQERAITTDGRTERLSDRFTVVATQNPIEQQGVYPLPEAQLDRFLFKLSIGWPSEESERAIVAQYGNRTGTPRPEDSGVQPVAGAAEIAAAIAAVSEVRLVDPVIDYIVRLVRATREHPDIASGASPRAASAMAAAARAAAALEGRDYVIPDDVKLLAPALLRHRLILSPAAEIDGRRIDDVVTGLIDATEAPR; from the coding sequence ATGACGCTCGAAGAGGTCCGGTCGCTCGGACAGGCGATCGACCGCGAGATCGCAAAGGCCGTGGTGGACCAGGGACCGGTGGTGCGCTTCCTGGCGATCGCGCTGTTTTCCGCTGGCCATGTGCTGCTGGAGGGGCCACCGGGCACCGCCAAGACGCTGCTGGCGCAGAGCTTCGCGCGCTCGCTGAGCCTCGACTTCGGCCGCATCCAGTTCACGCCCGACCTGATGCCGGGCGACATCATCGGCGCGAACCTGTTCAACTTCCAGACGTCTAGCTTCGCGCTCACCAAGGGGCCGGTGTTCTGCGAGCTTCTGCTGGCCGACGAGATCAACCGCACTCCGCCGAAGACCCAGGCGGCCTTGCTGGAGGCGATGCAGGAGCGCGCGATCACCACCGACGGGCGCACCGAGCGGCTGTCGGACCGCTTCACCGTGGTCGCAACCCAGAACCCGATCGAGCAGCAGGGCGTCTATCCGCTGCCCGAGGCGCAGCTCGACCGCTTCTTGTTCAAGCTGTCGATCGGCTGGCCGTCCGAGGAATCGGAGCGCGCGATCGTCGCGCAGTACGGCAACCGCACCGGTACGCCGCGCCCCGAGGATTCGGGCGTGCAGCCGGTCGCGGGTGCCGCGGAGATTGCAGCCGCCATTGCTGCGGTGTCGGAGGTACGACTGGTCGATCCGGTGATCGACTATATCGTGCGGCTGGTGCGGGCGACCCGCGAGCACCCCGACATCGCGAGCGGCGCCTCCCCGCGCGCCGCATCGGCCATGGCCGCGGCAGCGCGGGCCGCAGCGGCGCTGGAGGGGCGTGACTATGTCATCCCCGATGACGTGAAGCTGCTTGCCCCGGCGCTGCTGCGCCACCGGCTGATCCTGTCGCCTGCGGCCGAGATCGACGGGCGGCGGATCGACGATGTCGTGACCGGCCTGATCGACGCGACCGAGGCGCCGCGTTGA
- a CDS encoding DUF4129 domain-containing protein: MTARASMEAASAAAPPDPARVAEAHRAILADKSIQFDLPMRHIEARETPEWLKALGRAIARFVAWVGDGWTVIGWIAAAVVVAVLLFALVPGLREWVLSLARRGRGAAPEAPHWAPTEGQARALLEEADALAAGGRYDEAVHLILFRSIDDIAAWRGELVRPSSTSRDIARAEGLPGEARGVFARIVAAVERSWFGGRALEAGDWEAARADYARFALKTA; this comes from the coding sequence ATGACGGCACGCGCATCCATGGAAGCCGCATCGGCGGCAGCGCCGCCCGACCCCGCGCGTGTGGCGGAGGCGCATCGCGCGATTCTGGCCGACAAGAGCATCCAGTTCGACTTGCCGATGCGGCACATCGAGGCGCGCGAGACGCCCGAGTGGCTGAAGGCGCTGGGCAGAGCGATCGCGCGCTTCGTCGCCTGGGTCGGAGACGGTTGGACCGTGATCGGCTGGATCGCGGCGGCGGTGGTGGTCGCGGTGTTGCTGTTCGCGCTGGTGCCGGGACTGCGCGAGTGGGTGCTCTCGCTCGCCCGCCGCGGCCGCGGTGCTGCGCCCGAGGCGCCGCACTGGGCGCCGACCGAAGGCCAGGCACGCGCGCTGCTGGAAGAGGCGGACGCGCTGGCGGCTGGCGGCCGCTATGACGAGGCGGTGCACCTGATCCTGTTCCGCAGCATCGACGACATTGCCGCCTGGCGTGGCGAGCTGGTGCGTCCCTCCTCCACCAGCCGCGACATCGCGCGGGCCGAGGGGCTGCCGGGGGAAGCGCGCGGGGTGTTCGCGCGGATCGTGGCCGCGGTGGAGCGCAGCTGGTTCGGCGGGCGTGCGCTGGAGGCGGGCGACTGGGAAGCGGCCCGTGCGGATTACGCTCGGTTCGCACTGAAGACCGCATGA
- the gspD gene encoding type II secretion system secretin GspD produces the protein MPHPIRIPLLALCLAATALQPLAAQTAPAGDIVVNMRGVEIADVAEQISRLTGRTLILDPTVKGQVTVTSAEPLSPAGVWELFQSVLRANGFAAVRSGGAWRIVPAANAVRDGGVRGGGGQALVTRMVRLANVPSADAARIVRPLVASFGSVEPLSAPNAIVVTDYADNVARIEALARSLDGGGGSSFATIPLQNGNASDVAQAMQGVLGDAAGGTGARVAADPRSNTIVVRGTPAAVAEARRIAQALDAPGGATPVTRVFRLNHADAEAVTEVLRGILGQEASASNPVARSLSSRPRAGSGAQSPTAALSSLISGNAAAQAAAAGSTTAGLSGGSSGGAMGEQAPTPQGFSTPDLTVQPAPDINALVVRGTPTAVAQIDRLIPDLDVRRPQVLIEAAIAEIVGDDAERLAVQLGTSGAALTSVTGAGTSFSTPTGVTPLSAILQTLGVPAGKLLGEGLTANIGIGNDFSILVQALGTSSKANLLSTPQITTLDNKMGEIVVAQEVPFITGSILTDTTNANPYTSIERRDVGITLRVLPRINAGDTIRLEVAQEASSISPTQLQAASDIITNKRMINTTVLAENGQTIVLGGLTADDYNRLKSQVPILGDIPVLGELFKSRQEQRTKRTLFIFLKPTILRDGATAAAETQARYDRLRGDEAQLGEKRSLLLDPPRPRLSVEIDGIY, from the coding sequence GTGCCGCATCCGATCCGCATTCCTCTCCTTGCGCTCTGCCTCGCCGCGACCGCGCTCCAACCGCTCGCCGCGCAGACTGCGCCCGCGGGCGACATCGTCGTCAACATGCGCGGCGTGGAAATCGCCGACGTCGCCGAGCAGATCAGCCGGCTGACCGGGCGCACGCTGATCCTAGACCCGACCGTGAAGGGCCAGGTCACCGTCACGTCGGCGGAGCCGCTGTCCCCGGCGGGCGTGTGGGAGCTGTTCCAGTCGGTGCTGCGCGCCAACGGCTTTGCCGCGGTGCGATCGGGCGGCGCGTGGCGGATCGTACCGGCGGCCAATGCGGTGCGCGACGGCGGGGTGCGCGGCGGCGGCGGCCAGGCGCTGGTGACGCGCATGGTCCGGCTGGCGAACGTTCCGTCGGCGGACGCCGCCCGCATCGTCCGTCCGCTGGTCGCGAGCTTCGGCAGCGTGGAGCCGCTGTCGGCGCCGAATGCGATCGTCGTCACCGACTATGCCGACAATGTCGCGCGGATCGAGGCGCTGGCACGCTCGCTGGACGGCGGCGGCGGTTCGAGCTTTGCGACCATCCCCTTGCAGAACGGCAATGCCAGCGATGTCGCGCAGGCGATGCAGGGCGTGCTGGGCGATGCCGCCGGCGGCACCGGCGCGCGTGTGGCGGCCGATCCGCGGAGCAACACCATCGTGGTGCGCGGCACCCCGGCGGCCGTGGCGGAGGCGCGGCGGATCGCACAGGCGCTCGATGCACCGGGCGGCGCCACGCCGGTCACGCGCGTCTTCCGGCTGAACCACGCCGATGCCGAGGCGGTGACCGAGGTGCTGCGCGGCATCCTTGGCCAGGAAGCCAGCGCGTCCAATCCGGTCGCGCGCAGCCTCTCCTCCCGCCCGCGCGCCGGCAGCGGTGCGCAGAGCCCAACGGCGGCGCTGTCGAGCCTGATCAGCGGCAACGCCGCCGCACAGGCAGCAGCGGCAGGGAGCACCACGGCCGGCCTGTCCGGCGGCAGCAGCGGCGGCGCGATGGGTGAGCAGGCGCCGACCCCGCAGGGCTTTTCGACACCCGACCTGACGGTGCAGCCGGCCCCGGACATCAACGCGCTGGTGGTGCGCGGCACGCCGACGGCGGTGGCGCAGATCGACCGGCTGATCCCCGACCTGGACGTGCGGCGGCCTCAGGTGCTGATCGAGGCGGCGATCGCCGAGATCGTCGGCGATGACGCCGAACGTCTGGCGGTCCAGTTGGGCACCAGCGGCGCGGCGCTGACGTCGGTGACGGGCGCCGGCACGTCCTTCAGCACGCCCACGGGCGTGACGCCGCTCTCGGCGATCCTGCAGACGCTGGGCGTGCCGGCCGGAAAGCTGCTGGGCGAGGGCCTGACGGCCAACATTGGCATCGGCAACGACTTCTCGATCCTGGTGCAAGCGCTGGGCACGTCGTCCAAGGCGAACCTGCTCTCCACCCCGCAGATTACCACGCTCGACAACAAGATGGGCGAGATCGTGGTGGCGCAGGAAGTGCCGTTCATCACCGGATCAATCCTGACGGACACGACCAACGCCAACCCCTATACGTCGATCGAGCGCCGCGACGTGGGTATCACGCTGCGGGTGCTGCCGCGGATCAATGCCGGCGACACGATCCGGCTGGAGGTGGCGCAGGAAGCCTCCTCGATCTCGCCCACGCAGCTGCAGGCCGCGTCCGACATCATCACCAACAAGCGCATGATCAACACGACCGTGCTGGCGGAGAATGGCCAGACCATCGTGCTGGGGGGTCTGACCGCCGACGACTACAACCGGCTGAAGAGCCAGGTGCCGATCCTGGGCGACATCCCGGTGTTGGGCGAGCTGTTCAAGAGCCGCCAGGAACAGCGCACCAAGCGCACGCTGTTCATCTTCCTGAAACCGACGATCCTGCGCGATGGCGCGACGGCGGCGGCGGAGACGCAGGCGCGCTACGACCGGCTGCGCGGCGACGAGGCGCAGCTGGGCGAGAAGCGCAGCCTGTTGCTCGATCCGCCGCGGCCGCGGCTGTCGGTGGAGATCGACGGGATCTACTGA
- a CDS encoding type II secretion system protein N, with product MRMPPALTPRQKRRTLDLAIALAIISVAFALAGLVWRMAGHAGTGAVTVPSEGRARPAAVSDLGPLLGWAPFGQATVGEPTQKTGIQAELKGLIFTVPAEQAVAFVATGSEPARAYHVGDTLAGLRIEGIQRDRILLNNGGRIEYLGFPDPSVLTGAAAQPGGGTAAAAPGSAPMSAAPQAAPPAAPLPAASALIDRLGATQVPGGYAIGANAPPGMRAGDVVQSINGVALSDPAAADAALAGAGTGPAQVTILRDGKPITVTIPIR from the coding sequence ATGAGGATGCCGCCCGCGCTGACGCCGCGCCAGAAACGCCGGACGCTCGACCTGGCGATCGCGCTGGCGATCATATCCGTGGCGTTCGCGCTGGCCGGCCTGGTGTGGCGCATGGCAGGGCATGCTGGCACCGGCGCGGTGACGGTGCCGAGCGAAGGGCGCGCGCGCCCGGCCGCCGTCAGCGACCTCGGGCCGCTGCTCGGCTGGGCTCCGTTCGGCCAGGCGACGGTGGGCGAGCCCACGCAGAAGACGGGCATCCAGGCCGAGCTGAAGGGGCTGATTTTCACCGTCCCGGCCGAGCAGGCGGTGGCGTTCGTGGCCACCGGCTCCGAGCCGGCACGCGCCTATCACGTCGGCGACACGCTGGCGGGCTTGAGGATCGAGGGCATCCAGCGCGATCGCATCCTGCTGAACAACGGCGGCCGCATCGAATATCTGGGCTTCCCCGATCCTTCGGTGCTGACGGGTGCGGCTGCGCAACCGGGCGGCGGCACCGCCGCTGCCGCTCCCGGCTCCGCGCCAATGTCCGCAGCGCCGCAGGCCGCGCCTCCCGCGGCGCCGCTGCCCGCAGCCTCCGCGCTGATCGACCGGCTGGGCGCGACCCAGGTCCCCGGCGGCTATGCGATTGGCGCGAACGCGCCGCCGGGCATGCGGGCGGGCGACGTCGTGCAGTCGATCAACGGCGTCGCGCTCAGCGACCCGGCAGCGGCCGACGCCGCGCTTGCCGGTGCCGGCACCGGCCCGGCCCAGGTTACCATCCTTCGCGACGGCAAGCCGATTACCGTCACCATACCGATCCGTTAG
- a CDS encoding amidohydrolase: MLAAAGGLAACAADGTRAHTAGDRSASAKKDKGDEAPGAGKGYNHDPYPSTYRAYPGRPTLLTNVTIYDGEGGRIDGGAVLFRDGKIVEVAQSIAPAAGVTVIDGTGKWVTPGVIDVHSHLGDYPSPGVEALSDGNEMSAPVTAEVWAEHSVWPQDPGFGRALANGGVTTLQILPGSANLFGGRSVTVKNVYARTMQGMKFPGAPYGLKMACGENPKRVYGSKGRMPTTRMGNVAVDRATWAKARAYDRKWDKYEEDGGDAPDRDLAMDTLRGVLDGEILVHNHCYRADEMAVVLDMAKEFGYKVTAFHHAVEAYKIADLLKANGTCAAVWADWWGFKMEAYDAVGENLAILDRAGACAMIHSDDENGIQRLNQEVAKVMGSARRAGIAVTPEHAWTWLAIAPARALGIDQVTGSLKPGKMADVVLWNGDPFSVYTRPEKVWVDGALLFDANDKRLRPVSDFELGQPGEGDVK; the protein is encoded by the coding sequence ATGCTCGCCGCGGCCGGCGGGCTCGCCGCCTGCGCGGCCGATGGGACGCGGGCGCATACCGCCGGCGATCGTTCGGCCAGCGCCAAGAAGGACAAGGGCGACGAGGCGCCCGGCGCGGGCAAGGGGTATAACCACGATCCCTATCCCTCCACCTACCGCGCCTATCCCGGCCGGCCGACGCTCCTCACCAACGTTACCATCTATGATGGCGAGGGTGGCCGCATCGACGGCGGCGCCGTGCTGTTCCGCGACGGCAAGATCGTCGAAGTCGCCCAGTCGATCGCGCCTGCTGCGGGCGTGACCGTGATCGACGGCACCGGCAAGTGGGTGACGCCGGGCGTGATCGACGTCCACAGCCACCTCGGCGACTATCCCTCGCCCGGCGTCGAGGCGCTGTCCGACGGCAACGAGATGTCGGCGCCGGTGACCGCAGAGGTCTGGGCCGAGCACAGCGTCTGGCCGCAGGACCCCGGCTTCGGCCGCGCGCTCGCGAACGGCGGGGTCACCACGCTGCAGATCCTGCCTGGCTCCGCCAACCTGTTCGGCGGCCGCTCGGTGACGGTGAAGAACGTCTACGCGCGCACCATGCAGGGGATGAAGTTCCCTGGCGCTCCCTATGGCCTCAAGATGGCCTGCGGAGAAAACCCCAAGCGCGTCTATGGCAGCAAGGGCCGGATGCCGACGACCCGCATGGGCAATGTCGCGGTCGATCGCGCCACCTGGGCGAAGGCCCGCGCCTATGATCGCAAGTGGGACAAGTATGAGGAGGACGGCGGCGACGCGCCCGATCGCGACCTCGCCATGGACACGCTGCGCGGCGTCCTGGACGGCGAGATTCTCGTCCACAACCACTGCTACCGCGCCGACGAAATGGCCGTCGTCCTCGATATGGCCAAGGAGTTCGGCTACAAGGTCACCGCCTTCCACCACGCGGTGGAGGCCTACAAGATCGCCGATCTGCTGAAGGCAAACGGCACCTGTGCGGCGGTCTGGGCCGACTGGTGGGGCTTCAAGATGGAAGCCTATGACGCGGTCGGCGAGAACCTCGCCATCCTCGACCGCGCCGGTGCCTGCGCGATGATCCATTCGGACGACGAGAACGGCATCCAGCGGCTCAACCAGGAAGTCGCCAAGGTGATGGGCTCGGCGCGCCGCGCCGGCATCGCGGTCACCCCCGAACATGCCTGGACCTGGCTCGCCATCGCGCCTGCGCGCGCGCTCGGCATCGACCAGGTCACCGGCAGCTTGAAGCCCGGCAAGATGGCCGACGTCGTGCTGTGGAACGGCGATCCGTTCAGCGTCTACACCCGCCCCGAAAAGGTGTGGGTCGATGGCGCGCTGCTGTTCGACGCCAATGACAAGCGGCTGCGGCCAGTTTCCGATTTCGAGCTCGGCCAGCCGGGCGAGGGGGATGTGAAGTGA
- the gspG gene encoding type II secretion system major pseudopilin GspG, giving the protein MRIFSQQFHDSVTGTVAARTKSRKPRVRAVPASQAGLTLVEMIVVLAIIAIVAALIVPNVISRPDQARVTTANTDIKSISAALKMYRLDNGDYPTTQQGLKALVERPSTPPVPSSWAPGGYLSDMPVDPWGNPYAYSSAGNGSFELKSLGKDGKPGGEDLDADIDGKRP; this is encoded by the coding sequence ATGCGCATCTTTTCACAACAGTTTCATGACAGCGTGACGGGCACCGTGGCAGCCCGGACGAAAAGCCGCAAGCCGCGCGTGCGCGCCGTGCCCGCGTCGCAGGCGGGCCTGACGCTGGTCGAAATGATCGTGGTGCTAGCGATCATCGCGATCGTCGCCGCCCTGATCGTCCCCAACGTCATCAGCCGCCCGGACCAGGCGCGTGTCACCACCGCCAATACCGACATCAAGAGCATCTCCGCGGCGCTCAAGATGTATCGGCTCGACAATGGCGACTATCCGACGACGCAGCAGGGGCTGAAGGCGCTGGTCGAGCGGCCGAGCACCCCGCCCGTCCCGAGCAGCTGGGCGCCGGGCGGCTATCTCTCCGACATGCCGGTGGATCCGTGGGGCAACCCCTATGCCTATAGCTCGGCCGGCAACGGCAGCTTCGAGCTGAAGTCGCTCGGCAAGGACGGAAAGCCCGGCGGCGAGGATCTGGACGCCGACATCGACGGCAAGCGTCCCTGA
- a CDS encoding prepilin-type N-terminal cleavage/methylation domain-containing protein, producing MMPPARVAGTIPAVPSRGCARNPAPAQAGKRRAGEAGMTLVEMLVVLAILGVAAGAVTLGIGAATRAPTVETEARRLATQLQAAADDAMLGDRAIAFTAGEHGYGFATLNAKGGWTPRAGAGMAFHPLPGGMVMALSARPPVLLGVDGTGQPLTAEISAGGDRWIVTYDGMTAEAVHAPAHPEKAAAA from the coding sequence ATGATGCCGCCCGCCCGGGTTGCGGGCACCATTCCGGCCGTCCCATCGCGCGGATGCGCGCGGAATCCTGCGCCTGCGCAGGCAGGCAAGCGGCGCGCGGGCGAGGCTGGCATGACGCTGGTCGAGATGCTGGTGGTGCTCGCGATCCTGGGGGTGGCGGCGGGCGCCGTCACGCTCGGCATCGGGGCTGCCACGCGTGCGCCCACCGTCGAGACCGAAGCGCGGCGCCTGGCGACGCAGCTGCAGGCGGCGGCCGACGACGCGATGCTGGGGGATCGTGCGATCGCCTTCACCGCAGGCGAGCATGGCTATGGCTTTGCGACCCTGAACGCGAAGGGTGGTTGGACGCCGCGCGCGGGCGCCGGCATGGCATTCCATCCGCTGCCGGGCGGCATGGTAATGGCGCTGTCGGCGCGGCCGCCGGTGCTGCTGGGCGTCGACGGCACCGGCCAGCCGCTGACCGCCGAGATCAGCGCGGGCGGGGATCGCTGGATCGTCACCTATGACGGGATGACGGCAGAGGCCGTGCACGCGCCCGCCCACCCCGAAAAGGCGGCGGCAGCATGA
- the gspL gene encoding type II secretion system protein GspL codes for MTVPPAGPAAGVWTLEGERPIIADAEGPATLLVPSERLLLLAVDLPLATRAQRLEALPFAVEDRIADPLDSVHLAIGEMLAPQRYLVAVVRHSVMAEWVTLADVNGLGDAALVPDALSLPRPVEGAWNVAQREGRAVVRAGDGTGFAVPAALLPAAWQAAARPEVTTFRDPLAQPIVAQAAVPQPLGMTLAVPALDLRQGRYARRRTGSAFVRKLAMVGLAALVAHGVIAAADTLMLRAIADRREAETRTLLATAAPDLAQAEDLPGSITDRLPRATGDNRFVPALARVSAALAPMGPAIVVRSMQWSGNQLVVDLDAGEVGAADRLRAALSGARIDATVTPDPAGGIRVTAAGA; via the coding sequence ATGACTGTCCCTCCGGCCGGCCCCGCTGCCGGCGTGTGGACGCTTGAGGGCGAACGCCCGATCATAGCCGATGCGGAGGGGCCCGCAACCTTGCTGGTGCCTTCCGAGCGTCTGCTGCTGCTCGCCGTCGACCTGCCGCTCGCCACGCGCGCCCAGCGGTTGGAAGCACTGCCCTTCGCGGTCGAGGATCGCATCGCCGACCCGCTCGATTCGGTGCACCTGGCAATCGGGGAGATGCTGGCGCCGCAGCGCTATCTGGTCGCGGTCGTGCGGCACAGCGTCATGGCCGAGTGGGTCACGCTGGCGGACGTGAACGGCCTCGGCGATGCGGCGCTGGTGCCCGATGCGCTGTCGCTGCCGCGCCCGGTCGAGGGCGCGTGGAACGTCGCGCAGCGCGAAGGCCGCGCGGTCGTGCGGGCAGGGGACGGCACCGGCTTTGCGGTGCCCGCCGCGCTGCTGCCCGCCGCCTGGCAAGCCGCCGCCCGGCCCGAGGTCACCACGTTCCGCGATCCGCTCGCCCAGCCGATCGTCGCGCAGGCGGCGGTGCCGCAGCCGCTCGGCATGACGCTCGCGGTGCCCGCCCTCGATCTGCGCCAGGGCCGCTACGCACGTCGCCGCACCGGATCGGCGTTCGTGCGCAAGCTCGCGATGGTCGGGCTCGCCGCGCTGGTCGCGCACGGCGTCATCGCCGCCGCCGACACGCTGATGCTCCGCGCGATCGCCGACCGGCGCGAGGCGGAGACGCGGACCCTGCTCGCCACCGCCGCACCCGATCTCGCCCAGGCGGAGGACCTGCCCGGCAGCATCACCGATCGGCTCCCGCGCGCCACCGGCGACAACCGATTCGTTCCCGCACTCGCCCGAGTCTCGGCCGCGCTCGCCCCCATGGGGCCCGCCATCGTCGTGCGCTCGATGCAGTGGAGCGGCAACCAGCTGGTGGTGGATCTCGACGCGGGCGAGGTGGGCGCCGCCGACCGGCTTCGTGCGGCGCTCAGCGGTGCCCGGATCGACGCGACGGTCACCCCCGATCCCGCGGGCGGCATCCGCGTGACGGCGGCCGGCGCATGA
- the gspM gene encoding type II secretion system protein GspM encodes MIVRLPGRSRLEAGLARFDAWWSNLSQRERKLVGSLAALLVLLVAVYGVVKPIQAARADARADIRQFETLNARIHAAGTLPPVQPLAAGPPDAAIAAAAGRAGLTVQTVPMVTGGYRVTVADGAYDGVIRWIDEVARTTTLGIRQVSIVRGTAPGHVSATVEFGA; translated from the coding sequence ATGATCGTGCGGCTGCCCGGACGCTCGCGACTGGAGGCGGGGCTTGCCCGCTTCGACGCGTGGTGGAGCAACCTCAGTCAGCGGGAACGGAAGCTGGTCGGCAGCCTCGCCGCGCTGCTGGTGCTGCTCGTCGCCGTCTATGGCGTGGTGAAGCCGATCCAGGCTGCGCGCGCCGATGCCCGCGCCGACATCCGCCAGTTCGAGACGCTGAACGCCCGCATCCATGCGGCCGGCACGCTGCCGCCGGTGCAGCCGCTCGCCGCCGGCCCGCCCGATGCCGCGATCGCCGCCGCCGCCGGTCGCGCCGGGCTCACCGTCCAGACGGTGCCGATGGTCACCGGCGGCTATCGCGTCACCGTCGCCGACGGCGCCTATGACGGCGTGATCCGCTGGATCGACGAGGTCGCCCGCACCACCACGCTCGGCATTCGCCAGGTGTCGATCGTGCGCGGCACCGCCCCCGGCCATGTCTCGGCCACCGTGGAGTTCGGCGCATGA